A section of the Geoalkalibacter ferrihydriticus DSM 17813 genome encodes:
- a CDS encoding dihydroorotate dehydrogenase: protein MAVDIGGLTLKNPVMPASGTFGYGEEYAPFLDLNRLGAIVTKGLSLKPKAGNPTPRIAETISGMLNAIGLQNVGVDDFIKFKLPFLRELTAPVIVNFFGNTLDEYGEVAARLCDIPEVAAVELNISCPNVKKGGIVFGTDPKAAFEAVSVVRKNLTKPLMVKLTPNVTDITVIARAVEEAGADSISCINTITGMAVDIKTRRPRLANRTGGLSGPAIRPVALRMVHQVVQAVKIPVIGVGGIVRPMDAIEFLIVGAKAVQVGTANFVDPASMITIIDGIEQFLIEEGLADIHQLIGSLEL from the coding sequence ATGGCGGTGGACATTGGTGGATTGACCCTGAAAAATCCGGTGATGCCGGCTTCCGGAACCTTCGGCTATGGCGAGGAATATGCGCCCTTTCTCGATCTCAACCGCCTCGGAGCGATCGTGACCAAAGGGCTCTCGCTAAAGCCCAAGGCCGGCAATCCCACGCCGCGCATTGCCGAAACCATCAGCGGCATGCTCAATGCCATCGGTCTGCAGAATGTTGGCGTGGATGATTTCATCAAGTTCAAGCTGCCCTTTCTGCGCGAACTCACCGCCCCAGTGATCGTCAACTTTTTCGGCAATACTCTTGATGAATACGGCGAGGTGGCCGCACGCCTCTGCGATATCCCCGAAGTGGCGGCGGTTGAACTCAATATTTCCTGTCCCAACGTAAAAAAAGGCGGAATTGTCTTCGGTACCGATCCCAAGGCCGCTTTCGAGGCCGTGAGCGTGGTGCGGAAAAATCTCACCAAGCCGCTCATGGTCAAGCTCACTCCCAATGTCACCGACATTACGGTCATTGCGCGGGCGGTGGAAGAAGCGGGGGCGGATTCCATCAGTTGCATCAACACCATTACCGGCATGGCGGTGGATATAAAAACCCGTCGACCGCGCCTGGCCAACCGCACCGGCGGCCTTTCCGGGCCCGCCATCCGTCCCGTGGCCCTGCGCATGGTGCATCAGGTGGTGCAGGCGGTGAAAATCCCCGTGATCGGCGTCGGCGGCATTGTGCGACCCATGGATGCCATCGAATTTCTCATCGTCGGTGCCAAGGCGGTACAGGTCGGCACCGCCAATTTCGTTGATCCGGCCTCGATGATCACGATTATCGACGGCATCGAGCAGTTTCTCATTGAAGAAGGACTTGCGGATATTCATCA
- a CDS encoding dihydroorotate dehydrogenase electron transfer subunit, with product MKNYKTIILSNQEISPGYFRMRLLTPGFSENARPGQFIMMRVQQSLPPLLRRPFGIFRMGFLPGDCEEMPPKEYTEILYKVVGRGTNIMADLHRGDKVEVLGPLGRGFDVGDPGEEKILVGGGIGLVPLYMLAESLSARSKVRLLMGGRNRDDILAVTEFERLGVETYVSTDDGSLGEEGMVTQVLERKLTKYPRSSVYACGPMPMLDAVYRICHRRKVPLQVSLEALMACGVGACLGCVVKGVGHAEDNPRYLCACKQGPVFRAEQLDWSRLGEEPGYCEGCKS from the coding sequence ATGAAAAATTACAAGACTATCATCCTGTCCAATCAGGAGATCTCGCCCGGATATTTCCGCATGCGTCTGCTGACGCCGGGCTTCAGCGAGAACGCCCGTCCCGGGCAATTCATCATGATGCGCGTGCAGCAGTCGTTGCCGCCGTTGCTGCGCCGACCTTTTGGTATTTTCCGGATGGGATTTCTTCCGGGTGACTGTGAGGAAATGCCACCCAAAGAATACACCGAAATTCTCTACAAGGTGGTGGGGCGCGGCACCAATATCATGGCCGATCTGCACCGTGGCGACAAAGTTGAAGTCCTCGGACCCCTGGGCCGCGGCTTCGATGTCGGCGATCCGGGCGAGGAGAAAATTCTGGTGGGCGGCGGCATCGGCCTGGTGCCCCTGTATATGCTGGCCGAATCCCTCAGTGCGCGTAGCAAGGTGCGCTTGCTCATGGGGGGGCGTAACCGCGACGATATTCTTGCAGTCACCGAATTCGAGCGCCTGGGCGTGGAAACCTATGTGTCCACCGATGACGGCAGTCTTGGCGAGGAGGGCATGGTAACCCAAGTGCTGGAGCGCAAGCTCACCAAGTATCCGCGCTCATCGGTGTATGCTTGCGGTCCCATGCCCATGCTCGATGCGGTCTATCGCATCTGTCACCGGCGCAAGGTACCCCTGCAGGTTTCGCTGGAAGCCTTGATGGCCTGCGGGGTTGGTGCCTGCCTGGGTTGTGTCGTCAAGGGCGTGGGACATGCCGAGGACAATCCGCGTTACCTGTGCGCCTGCAAGCAGGGGCCGGTGTTTCGCGCGGAGCAATTGGATTGGAGTCGTCTCGGCGAGGAGCCGGGCTATTGCGAAGGGTGCAAATCGTGA